The nucleotide window TAAATACCGGCCGGCGCGGACTCGGTTTCCGCCATAAGCATCGCTCCTGTGTTTATGAAACTCCCGCCGCTCGGGCCGGGCAGGCTCTTATTATGGCCTGCCGGCCAAAACCGGGGTTTTGCGAACGCAATTTCAATGAAACGGCGGCGCGCAAAAACACGCGCCGCCGCGGCAATTCAAACTATTTCTGCCAGGATAATATGATTTTCCCGGATTTGCCCGACAGCATCAGCTCGAACGCTTCCTTATAATCCCGCACGTCGTAATGATGCGTGATGATGCCGCTTACGTCCAGCCCGCTTTGCAGCATCGCCGACATCTTGTACCAGGTTTCGAAAATCTCGCGCCCGTAAATCGCTTTCATCAGCAGGCCCTTGAAAATCACGGAACCCCAGGGGATCCGGGTGCTGTCCGGCAGCAGGCCCAGCAGCGCGACCTTGCCGCCCATCCGCACATTTTCAAGCATATCGTTGAACGCGACCGCGCTGCCCGACATTTCCAGCCCCACGTCAAACCCCTCGGTCATGCCCAGCCCGCGCATGACGTCCTCGAGTTTTTTATTACGCACATCCACAACGGTTTTCACTCCGAGATTTTCCGCCAGTTCCAGCCGGTAATCGTTGAGATCGGTGATCACCACATTACGCGCGGCGACGTGCCGGGCTATCAGCGCGCCCATAATGCCGATCGGGCCTGCTCCGGTAACCAGCACGTCCTCGCCGATAAGATCAAACGAAAGCGCGGTATGCACGGCGTTGCCGAGCGGGTCCAAAATGGCGGCGATATCATCCGTGATATGCTCTCCGAGCGGAAACACGTTGGCGGCCGGCATCGCCAGATATTCGGCGAACGCGCCGGGCCGGTTCACCCCGATCCCTTTCGTGTTGATGCACAGATGTCGCGCGCCGGCCCGGCAGTTGCGGCAGAACCCGCACACCACATGCCCTTCGCCGGAAACCCGCTGCCCGACCCTGATGCCGGTAACCGCGCTGCCCGTTTCCACCACTTCGCCCACGAATTCATGGCCGACATGCATCGGCACCGGAATGGTTTTTTTAGCCCAGTCGTTCCATTCGTAGATATGCGCGTCGGTGCCGCAGATCGCGGTTTTGGATATTTTTATCAGCACATCGTTTTCGCTTATTTCCGGTTCCGGCACCTGTTCCAGCCATAAACCGGGTTCGGCGTATTTTTTTACAAGCGCTTTCATAAAGGTACGCTCCCGAAATTTGAAAACCTCAACTGCATCTAAAGGCATTGTACAAAAACCCGCCGGCAAAAAATATGCCGGCGGAGGTGCCGCTGCGCCAGCCCGCAGGTTTTATGAAAAGCCGGGCCGGACCGGCGTTTTCCCGGCCCGGCCCTGGCATACCGGCTGCAGCCAAACCGCGCGTGCGGCCTCAGTCCAGCAGCTTGAACTGATCCTTGCCCACACCGCACACGGGGCAAACCCATGTGTCCGGCAGGGCTTCCCATGGCGTCGCGGCGGCTACGCCGCCGTCAGGGTCGCCCAGCGCAGGATCATACACATAACCGCACACATCGCACACATATTTCTGCATACACTCCCTCCTTACCCGTTAACTGAAACCGTTTCCGCGCATTCAGGAATTGTAAGTCGTCGCGTTTTTCTGGGTCTTGCCTTTTAAAACGTTATGATAATAGCTGTAGGTTAACGGCTCGCCCTCGGCAATCTTTTCAGCGCCCGCTATCGTGCCGATAAACAGCGTGTGCGTATCCAGCTCAACCGTTTTTTCAACCAGCACTTCCAAAACCGACAGGGTGTGTTCTTTGGGAACCGGCAGGCCGGACGCGGTTTTGCCGTGTCCGGCAACGGCGAACTTGTCGGTATCGCGCCCGCTCCTGAAACCGAACAGCCCGATAAAAGTCATAGGCGCGCTCTGCGCCAGCGCAGCCAGCGTATAGCGGCCCGTTCTGGTTATATAGTCGTGCGTAAGATTTTTCCTGTTGATTCCCACAGCAATCCGCGCCGGTTCGGCCGTCACCTGAAAAGCGGTATTCACAATCTGGCCGTTAAGCCGGTCGCCATCACGGGAGGAAACAATATAGAGGCCGTAAGTCATGTCGCACAGGCTTTTGAGGGTCACGCTATCCATATCATTCTCCGGTCAAACAGCTGTTTTAAGGCGGGCGGAAACCGCGCGGCCGAGCTCAAACGCTTTCATCAGGGCCGCATGGTCCGGCACATACCGGCATTCCGCCGCTTCGCCCGCAAATTCAATTCCCATATCTTCGAAATATCCGCGCAGTTGCGCGGTGCCGTGCGGCGCCCAGCCGTAGGAACCGAATACGTTGCCGGTAAGGCCTTGGGGTTCCAGCCCTTTTATATACGTCATGAAATCCGCCATGACCGGATAGATGCCCTTGTTAAGGGTCGGCGTGCCGGCGAGCAGCGCGCCTGCGTCGAGCAGCTCGACCGCGATATCGCTGCGGTGATGCGATTTAAGCGGCATGACCCTGACCGGCGTACCGCCGTCCAGCAGGCCTTCGGCAACCGCGCGGGCGAGTTTTTCCGTGCTGTTCCACATGGTGTCATACACCACCACCGCCCGGTCAGCGCGCTTCTGCGCGGCGAATGCGCCGTACAGCTCGACGATCTCGCGCGTATTCCCGCGCCACACCGGCCCGTGGTCGGGCGCGATAAGCGCCGGCTTCAGACCCGAAGCCGCGAATTTCTTTAAAAACGCCGTCACAACCCCGGAATACGGCAGGATGATGTTGGCGTAATATTTGGCGGCTTCGTACCGCCAGTCCGGCACTTCGTCAATAAACCGCCCGGAAGAAGCCAGATGCATCCCGAAAATATCGTTTGAAAACAGTATTTTCTCCGCTTCCAGAAACCCGATCATGCTGTCAGGCCAGTGCAGCATGCGCGACTCCAGAAACGTCATGCTGGAACTGCCGACCGGCAGAACCGCTCCGTCCGCCACAGCCTCGATTTTCCAGTCCTCGTGGAAATGCGCCCTGAGCGCCTGCGCGCCCATGACCGACGCGTAAATCTTTTCCGGCCGGATCGCGCCGATCGCCATTGGCAGTCCGCCGCTGTGATCCATTTCCGAATGATTGGAAATGACGGCCTTGATGTCCGCCGGCGCGATTACCGACGCTATCCGCTCAAGCATTTCCTCCGCAAACGGAGCTTTCACCGTGTCAATCAGCGCCGGCCGCTCACCCAGAACAAGATAAGCGTTATAGGTGGTGCCGCGGTTGGTGGAGTAGCCGTGAAAATCGCGCACGTTCCAGTCAATCGCGCCCACCCAGTAAACGTCACCGGCTATATGAACGGCTTTGCAGGGTCCTGTCATAAGATCTGTCCCGAACTTTCGCCCGGGACCCGGCTCAGGCCGGATCCCGGGTAAACAAACTAATTAGCCGCGGCGGCCGCAACCGGCCACGGTGTAATGCTTGTCCGGGCGCCCAGCTCCCGGTCAATAAGCACAAGCCCGTCGCCGCTGGCGCCGATACGGGTGAGATCATCCACGATTTTAGAGGCGGTTTCCTCCTCTTCCACCTGCTCGCGCACAAACCACTGCAGAAATTCAACAGCAGCGTAGTCGCTTTCCTCGTGGGCCAGTTTCATAAGGTAATTGATGCGGACGGTGATATGCTCCTCATGCGCCAGCGCGGCCCTGAACGCCGCGAGCGGACTCTCCCATGTATGCTCCGGAATTTCCAGATTCCCGATAAACGGATACCCGCCGCGCGCCGAAATATGGCTGTAAAATTTATAAGCGTGCAGGCGTTCCTCGTCGTGCTGGGCCAGCATCCAGACGCTCATGCCATTCAGCCCCAGCGACACGAAATACCCGGCCATCTGCATATAAAGGTATGCAGAAACCAGTTCCTCGGCGATCTGGTCGTTAAAACCCTGTTCAATTTTTTTGCCGATCATTATTAAAGCCCCCCTGCCAGTATCCGTGTATGTTGCAGTAGGCGCGCGCCTCAATGCCGGCATCGCCGTCCGCCCGGAAGCTGAACACCGCTTCAGGCTTGTCGCCGGGCTTTAACTGTTTGCGGTAAACCCGCCCGCCGCCGCGCAGCTCAATCCATTCGATAAAATGCTTTTCTTCCATCGGGTGCGCCACTTCCCCAACGCGCACTATGAAACCCGTTTCGATCTTTTCAAGAACCGGGATATGCTTTTCATGCGCCGCCTCGACCGTATTTTCAGCCAGCAGATCCATCGGCTTGCCGCAGCACACCAGCTGCCCGCCGCCCACGTGCGTCACCTGCACGATATTGCCGCATACCCCGCACCTGTACAGTTCATTCAGTTCCATTGTGTTCCCCCTTGTCTATAACGCCGCTCTGGCGGCTTCAATTATTCCGGCGTAGTCCGGTTCGTCTTCCACATTGGGCGTGATTTCGGTGTAGCGGATCACGCCGGCCCGGTCCACCACGAACGCCGAACGAGCCAGCAGATACAACTCTTTTATGAAAACACCGTAGCTTCTGGCGAATTCCGCTCCGCGATAGTCCGACAGGGTCCGCACCCTGTCAATCCCGGCGGCGGCGCACCAGCGTTTCTGCGCAAACGGCAGATCCATGCTGATTGTCAGCACCGCGATTTTATCCGACAAAGCCGCCGCCTCTTTATTAAACCGGCGCGTTTCCATGTCGCATACCGGAGTGTCAAGCGACGGCACACCCAGCAGCACCAGCGTCCGCCCGGCGTAATCTTTCAGCGAAACAGGCTTCATGTCGTTGGCGGCAAGCATGAAATCCGGCGCCCGATCGCCGACCTTCAGTTCCGGCCCGACAAGCGTCAGCGGGCTGCCGCCGGCTTTGGTAATGCCTTTCCTTTCGGTCATGAGTGCCTCCTGCGGTCAAATTACCAGTTTTCCGCGAGCAGTTCGAAATAAGCCTGGGGATGCGCGCAGGCGGGGCAGGTTTCCGGCGCACTCTCGCCCTCGTGCAGGTACCCGCAGTTCATGCACCGCCAGACCACTTTTTCGTCTTTTTTAAACACCCGGGCGGCTTCAATGTTTCCGAGCAGCCCGAGGTAACGTTTCTCATGCTGTTTTTCCGCCACCGAAACCGCTTCAAAAACCTTGGCTATCGCTTCAAAACCTTCCTTGCGGGCGATTCCGGCAAAAGCAGGATACATCGAACCCCACTCGTGATTTTCACCGGCGGCCGCCGCTTTCAGGTTCTGCGCGGTCGTGCCGATCACGCCGGCCGGGAAAACGGCGGCAATCTCAAGATCTCCGCCCTCGAGAAACTTGAAAAAACGCTTGGCGTGTTCTTTTTCCTGATCGGCGGTTTCCTCGAAAACCTTTGAAATCTGGAAATAACCCTCGTTTTTCGCTTTGGACGCGAAATAAGTGTAGCGATTGCGCGCCTGCGACTCGCCAGCAAACGCTTTAAGCAGATTGCTCTCGGTTTGTGTTCCTTTCAGTTTTGCCATGTTATTTCTCCCTGTCGGGTGCTGTTTTCAATCCCCCGAACATTCTAGTATATTTTACGCTTTCCAAAATATGTTTTCATATTACCTTTATATATGCGGATAACCGCTCATAATCCAGGTCATCGCGTATTCCGAACCTGGTAAGCGCGAAGTCGTACTTGACCGGATCGCGCGGACTGAGCCGCGCAAACCCTTCCGTAATTTCAAGCGCCGTTTTAAGATCGCCCTGCCGGCGCGCGGTAAGCCCCAGTTTTAAAGCTATATGGTGCATATGCGTGTCAAGCGGCACAATAAGCGACGAGGCCGGCACCCCCTTCCACCCGCCGGGATCAACCGCGTCGCTGCGCACCAGCCAGCGCAGATACAGGTTAAACCGTTTGAACGCGCTGCCGGCCTGCGGATCAGGCAGTAAAGTGGAAACATCTCCGCCGAGCGCGCAGATGCGGCGGATAAAACCGCGCGTAAGCTCCAAACCGCACCCGGGCCCCGCAAGATAGCAGGCTTGAAGTCCGCCGTAATCCGTTATCGCGGCCTTCGCGCCGCGCATAAGCGCGGACAGCTTTCTGCCTTCCGTGAACCGGTACTTAAACCCCGAGAACGCCGCGTCAATTCTGGCGGGCGAGCTGCGCTCAAGCCAGCCGCGCGGACTGGCGCCCGGCACCGCAAGCGCAGCTTCAACGGCACGCAGAATCTGTTTGACGTTGCCGTAGGCAAGGCTGGAAGCGA belongs to Elusimicrobiaceae bacterium and includes:
- a CDS encoding flavin reductase family protein — its product is MDSVTLKSLCDMTYGLYIVSSRDGDRLNGQIVNTAFQVTAEPARIAVGINRKNLTHDYITRTGRYTLAALAQSAPMTFIGLFGFRSGRDTDKFAVAGHGKTASGLPVPKEHTLSVLEVLVEKTVELDTHTLFIGTIAGAEKIAEGEPLTYSYYHNVLKGKTQKNATTYNS
- a CDS encoding rubrerythrin family protein — protein: MAKLKGTQTESNLLKAFAGESQARNRYTYFASKAKNEGYFQISKVFEETADQEKEHAKRFFKFLEGGDLEIAAVFPAGVIGTTAQNLKAAAAGENHEWGSMYPAFAGIARKEGFEAIAKVFEAVSVAEKQHEKRYLGLLGNIEAARVFKKDEKVVWRCMNCGYLHEGESAPETCPACAHPQAYFELLAENW
- the tpx gene encoding thiol peroxidase: MTERKGITKAGGSPLTLVGPELKVGDRAPDFMLAANDMKPVSLKDYAGRTLVLLGVPSLDTPVCDMETRRFNKEAAALSDKIAVLTISMDLPFAQKRWCAAAGIDRVRTLSDYRGAEFARSYGVFIKELYLLARSAFVVDRAGVIRYTEITPNVEDEPDYAGIIEAARAAL
- a CDS encoding rubredoxin — translated: MQKYVCDVCGYVYDPALGDPDGGVAAATPWEALPDTWVCPVCGVGKDQFKLLD
- a CDS encoding TIGR02757 family protein — its product is MLTHDKYGDRNNFRPPGTNGVFKSRSCAARRAGTGGHGRKTPAAPAAGAAGQVLKPALEKIYRDYNRRELVHPDPLEFLYRYDDIRDREIAGLVASSLAYGNVKQILRAVEAALAVPGASPRGWLERSSPARIDAAFSGFKYRFTEGRKLSALMRGAKAAITDYGGLQACYLAGPGCGLELTRGFIRRICALGGDVSTLLPDPQAGSAFKRFNLYLRWLVRSDAVDPGGWKGVPASSLIVPLDTHMHHIALKLGLTARRQGDLKTALEITEGFARLSPRDPVKYDFALTRFGIRDDLDYERLSAYIKVI
- a CDS encoding ferritin — encoded protein: MIGKKIEQGFNDQIAEELVSAYLYMQMAGYFVSLGLNGMSVWMLAQHDEERLHAYKFYSHISARGGYPFIGNLEIPEHTWESPLAAFRAALAHEEHITVRINYLMKLAHEESDYAAVEFLQWFVREQVEEEETASKIVDDLTRIGASGDGLVLIDRELGARTSITPWPVAAAAAN
- a CDS encoding FprA family A-type flavoprotein encodes the protein MTGPCKAVHIAGDVYWVGAIDWNVRDFHGYSTNRGTTYNAYLVLGERPALIDTVKAPFAEEMLERIASVIAPADIKAVISNHSEMDHSGGLPMAIGAIRPEKIYASVMGAQALRAHFHEDWKIEAVADGAVLPVGSSSMTFLESRMLHWPDSMIGFLEAEKILFSNDIFGMHLASSGRFIDEVPDWRYEAAKYYANIILPYSGVVTAFLKKFAASGLKPALIAPDHGPVWRGNTREIVELYGAFAAQKRADRAVVVYDTMWNSTEKLARAVAEGLLDGGTPVRVMPLKSHHRSDIAVELLDAGALLAGTPTLNKGIYPVMADFMTYIKGLEPQGLTGNVFGSYGWAPHGTAQLRGYFEDMGIEFAGEAAECRYVPDHAALMKAFELGRAVSARLKTAV
- the tdh gene encoding L-threonine 3-dehydrogenase; protein product: MKALVKKYAEPGLWLEQVPEPEISENDVLIKISKTAICGTDAHIYEWNDWAKKTIPVPMHVGHEFVGEVVETGSAVTGIRVGQRVSGEGHVVCGFCRNCRAGARHLCINTKGIGVNRPGAFAEYLAMPAANVFPLGEHITDDIAAILDPLGNAVHTALSFDLIGEDVLVTGAGPIGIMGALIARHVAARNVVITDLNDYRLELAENLGVKTVVDVRNKKLEDVMRGLGMTEGFDVGLEMSGSAVAFNDMLENVRMGGKVALLGLLPDSTRIPWGSVIFKGLLMKAIYGREIFETWYKMSAMLQSGLDVSGIITHHYDVRDYKEAFELMLSGKSGKIILSWQK
- a CDS encoding desulfoferrodoxin; amino-acid sequence: MELNELYRCGVCGNIVQVTHVGGGQLVCCGKPMDLLAENTVEAAHEKHIPVLEKIETGFIVRVGEVAHPMEEKHFIEWIELRGGGRVYRKQLKPGDKPEAVFSFRADGDAGIEARAYCNIHGYWQGGFNNDRQKN